tttttttaagttaagttGGACAAAATTGAGTAGCTTTAGACTGGATATGAATGATATTTTAGTCACTATTCCTTATGACATGCTAATGTGTTACAAGTTCTGTGCTATagtatgttaatgtttttttaaagcagtatTAACAGTGCTCTGGAAACAGAAGTACACTCTTTGAGTTTTTGCCCATAATGAATTAATTATAGAAGTATCTTGAGTTTGTTTCGTATTGTTatactgtttttaaaaatagtAGTAACACAATTGAACAGAATGATCAATAATTCTATGAATTAGTAATAAGGCAACACGAGGCAGGAATGAATTTAAAATAAGATTGTTAATTTCCTGGAGTGGCCACGTCACAATCAATATGTCAATCCCAGTGCACTGTATGCGGTAGGTCAGGATAATTGCTGTTCACTCAGTTTTTCCATGCTATCTAATAGAACTTGAATAGCTTGGCAAGGAAGAATGAGGAGGAACTGAATTTTCTCCATGTGCAAAGTTGATACACCTTTCCACATCCTGTGAACTCAAGGCTGTAACTGCTAGCAAAGGTCTCTGCTAAATATTGACTTAAAGTGGAGGCAGATATTTTTAGCCACTGTCTATAAACATTATAAAATATGAAGTCATTAATTAGTTTGGTAGCTGATTGGCTAAATGTCATGTAAATAAGTGTTATAAGCAAACATTCACAGATATTATGTAGAAATAGAGAAAGTATTTTCTGCTTCAtaagttttttttccccccagttGACAAGAATGGAGATGTATGTATTTCTATTTTGCACGAGCCCGGGGAGGACAAGTATGGCTATGAGAAACCAGAGGAGCGCTGGCTGCCTATCCACACAGTGGAAACCATCATGATTAGTGTTATCTCTATGCTGGCAGATCCAAATGGTGACTCACCAGCAAATGTGGATGCTGCAGTAAGTGTACTTCTTCACAAAAGTTGATGACAAATGCTATGATGAATAATGTGGATGTGCTTTTTTATTCACAACAACACTGGATGCATAAATGTTTGTCCTTTTTAAATCACAATTTTCCAAAAAATCCAAGAATTTGCAGGTTTCTGTTTTGGCAGTAGATATTAAATGAGATATAAAATCagaatcaattaatcaattcattgttAATTGTGATGTATAAACAAAACTATAAATGATTTTGAGATATGCAATACACTAGAAACATGTACAACTGAACTTCTTtaccttttttcccctctacagaaagagtggagggaggacagacacGGCGCATTCAAAAGGAAAGTTGCCCGTTGTGTACGAAAAAGCCAAGAAACTGCGTTTGAGTGATGTTTAGCAAGGATCTAGCTTCATGTTTTCAGGGcaagtatttttcactttttaaggcCTTTGATTCATTAATCAAAACCAGGTTCATCTGttcagaaacagctgtcagttCATTTAATTTGTCTAGTTGTTCAAAGGTATCCGCACTGAGTTGCTGGTTTTATTTGGTACACttagctaaaactaatgcagtctgaTACCTTAATCCTGGAATAATTCCTTTCATGAAGGTTCGAaggttcagtttttgtttgaaaGGGTCTGTTGAGGCAGTCCTTCCACACTGTCATCTGACCCAGTGATGCAACTCCACAAGTGTCAAACTGACTAGCTTAAGAGCAACAAGGACTGTAGACTTTACACCTGAACCTT
This region of Chaetodon trifascialis isolate fChaTrf1 chromosome 16, fChaTrf1.hap1, whole genome shotgun sequence genomic DNA includes:
- the ube2g1a gene encoding ubiquitin-conjugating enzyme E2 G1a, whose amino-acid sequence is MTEPQSALLLRRQLAELNKNPVEGFSAGLIDDNDLYRWEVLIIGPPDTLYEGGVFKAHLTFPKDYPLRPPKMKFITDIWHPNVDKNGDVCISILHEPGEDKYGYEKPEERWLPIHTVETIMISVISMLADPNGDSPANVDAAKEWREDRHGAFKRKVARCVRKSQETAFE